The Stigmatella aurantiaca DW4/3-1 genome contains the following window.
CCGCCAGGTCCAGAAGCACGGCGGCATCCGGCGTCAGGCGCGCGGCCTTCTCCAGCGCCACCAGCGCCTCGCCCACCCGGCCCAGCCGCGCCTCCAGCACCCCCGCCAGCTCGCGCAAGGCCGCCGATGCCAGCCGCTTGTCGCCTTGCGCCTCGGCCACGCGCGCGCGCTCCTCCAGCGCGGTGGCCAGACCGCCCATGTCCGAGCGCTTGCGCTGCAACGCGCACAGCTCTCCCAGGGTGGGCAGGTCATCCGGCTCGGCCCGCAGCACCTCCTGGAGCGCATGGACGGACAGGTCCAGATCGAAGGTCAGGTCCCGGGCGGCCACCGCGAGGCGGCGGTACTTCTGGGCGCGCTCCTGGGGCTCCAGCGTCAACCGCGCGAGGGCCCCCAGGCACCGGGTCAGCTGCCGGCCATCCCGCTGGGCCTCGGCCAGGGCGAGCAAGGCCTCCAGCGCGGGCTTGTGGTCCGGGTCCGCTTCCAACGCGGAGGTGAGGAGGCGCTCGGCCTTCTCCGTCTGTTGAAGCCGGCCGCGGTACAGCTCTCCCGCCTCGGCCCAGAGGGCGGCGCGCTTGCCGGGCTCCTCGTACACCGCGGCGGCCTTCTCCAGCGCCTCGGCCAACTCCTGCGTGCGGCCGGTGGCCCGGAAGTACGGGATGAGCTCTTCCAGGGCCGCGAGGTCCCTCGGGTCCAGCGCGAGCGCGGCCTCCAGGTGCTCGCGGGCCCGTGCGGGATCTCCCAGCCGCGTGCGGCTCAGCCGGGCCAGGGCATGGTGGCTGGCGTGCGCGGCGCGGCGCACGGACTCCGTGCGCGGCGAGGGGCCGGCCAGCTCCAGCGCCTGGAGATACCCATCGAGCGCCTCCTGCACCTTGCCCAGCGACTCGGCCACACGCGCGGCGGCAAACAGGGGCTCGGCCTCACCGGGGAGCAGCGTCACCGCCTCGCGGTAGCGCAAGAGGGCGTTGTCGAGCTGCTGAAGCCCTTCCTCCCAGACACGGCCGGCCAACAGGTTCGCCTGCCCCACCCGGTCCAGCTCGTGCCGGGCCAAGGCCACCTCGCGCAACCGGTCCAGTGCCTTGAGGGCGCGTAGGTGCTCGCCGCCCCGGTGGCACAGCTCGCCCAGGAGCAGCAGGGCATCGGGCTGATCCGGAGCCAGCCTGAGCGCCGCCTCGCAGTGCAGGCGCGCCCCGGCGATGTCATCCTCCGTCTGGGCGCACAGGCGAGCCAGGTGCACGTGGGCGTCGGCGGCCTCGACGGGATCCCTCGCCAGCGCGGCCAGCCGCCGGTAGGCACGCACCGCCCCGGCCCGGTCCTTCGCCAGATCCGAGGCGCGCGCCAGGGACTTGAGCGAGGGCAGATGGTCCGGCTTGAGGCCCAGCAGTTCGTGGAGTGCCTTCACCGCCACCTGGGGCGCGGTGTCGCGCGAGCAGCGCGCGGCGGCCTCGGCGGCGTGGAACGCGGCGGCATCCTCGGAGGTGCGGCGCGACAGGGCACTGAGCGCCAGGTAGCGCTCGGCGGCACGGGGGCCCTCGCCCCGGCGCTCGCGCACCACCGCCTCCCCCCAGAGCGCCGCGGGGCTCTTCTCGCGGCGGCGCAGCAAGGCCGCCGCCACATCCAGCGCCAGATCATGGGCCTGGGGATCCGCGACGAGCAGCGACAGGAGCCGCTCGGCGGCGAAGGGGTGTGCGTCCTGCGCATCCCCCGCCTGGAGGTAGGCCTCGCGCGCCTCGGCCAGCCGGCCCTCGGCGATGAGCGCCTCCTGCTCCGCGAAGGCCCGGGCGCCCTCGAGCGTCATCAGCAGCTCGTCGTCCGGAGCCGCTGGCGGCGGAAGCCCCCCGGCCGAGAAGCGCAGGCGCAGCCCCTTGCTGGACACCTCCGCGGCGGACAGGCGCGCCTGGTCCAACTCCGGCATCTTGAAGCCGCGCGTCACCGATGCCTGCTGGCACAGCGCGGGGAGCACCCGCGTGGAGAACCCCGTGGCCCCCTGGACCTCCACCTCGGGCAGCAGCCCCAGCTCCGCCACGGCCGCGGCCAGCAGCCCCGGCACCTGCACGGAGGCGGTGGGCGAAAACCCGTAGAGGCGCACATCGTAGAGGTAGAGGGCCAGCTTCTCGCCGTCCCCATCGAAGGCCACCTTGAAGGTGACGGGGGTGCGCTCCGGGCCCTGGAGCCGGGCTTGCCCCTCGAGGTACCCCGGGCGGAAGTGGAGCTTGAGCTCCTCGATGCTGGTGAGCCGTCCGGCCAGCTCCGCCACCTTGCGGGCCACCAGGTCCGCCTCGACGGTCAGCTCCAGGAAGCCGAAGAGGAGCTTCTTGCGCTGGTAGCGCGAGGGGCCGGCGCTGAAGTTGAAGGGGAAGGTGACGTCCGGAATCTGCAGGGCGAAGTCGGTGATGGACAGGCCGGGCGCCAGCACCAGCGGCGGAAAGCCCACGAAGGCACGCCGGTCCAACAACCGGAGCTCGGGAGAGACGGCGCGCGAGTCGAGCGCGGGCTTCGGGGAATCGCTGTCGGTGGCCATCGGGGTTGAGTGCCCAGGAAGCTAACACGTGGGCTAAGCCCTCGGAATTTTTACCAATCCCCTGGCTGGAGGGCAGGCGGTACAGCGGGATTACACAGCGGGTGGAACTTCACCGGCCCGCGAGAGATGAACCATGCGCCGCGTGGCGTTCTCGGACAAGATGCCGGGTGGTGCTGCCCTCCGACACCCTGGTTCTCAATGGCCGCTTCCGGGTCCTCCAGCCTCTGGGCTCGGGCGGCATGGGACAGGTGTACCTGGGTGAGCAGGTGTCGCTGGGCCGCAAGGTGGCGATCAAGGTGCTCCACCAGGATCTGCACCTCCAGCCGGGAATGGTGGAGCGCTTCAAGCGCGAAGCCCAACTGCTGTCGGCGGTGGAGCACCCAGCGGTCGTGCGGATCATCGACTTTGGTGAGTCCGAGCACTCGGCCTGCCTGGTGATGGAGTTGGTGGAGGGCGAGAGCCTGAACGACGCGCTCCAGAAGGGCCCCCTCTCGCCGGAGCGGGCCCTCACGACGCTGCGCCAGCTCGCCGAAGGGCTGAGCGCCATCCACGCGCGGGGCATCATCCACCGCGACATCAAGCCGGAGAACGTCTTCCTCACGAAGGGCGCCCGGGGCGAACAGGCGCGGCTGCTGGACTTCGGCATCGCGCGGCTCGTCGAGCCCGATGCGGACAGCGCCGTGAGCCAGGTGGGCATGGTGCTGGGCACCCCGGAATACCTGTCCCCCGAGCAGGCCGTGGGCGCCAGGGCCGACGAGCGCAGTGACTTGTACTGCCTGGGGGTCCTGGCCTACCGCGTGCTCTCCGGGCAGTTGCCCTTCGCGGGCCCCAGCCCGCGCCAGTTCATCGCGCAGCATGCCAGCGCCGCCCCCCTGCCCCTGGATCGCGCCGCGCCGGGGCTCGCCACGCACCCCACCCTGGTCCCGCTGGTGATGCGGCTCCTGGAGAAGGAGCCCTCCCGGCGTCTCCAGAGCGCCCACGAGCTGGCGGACGCGCTGGCCGCCGCCGCCGCGCTCCCGCTGCCCGCCTCCGCCGTGCCGCCTGGGATGGCGGCCCAGCTCCCCGGGCAACCTGTCTCCAGCGGAACGGCGGCCTTTGGTGCGTCCCCGGCCCCGGACGGAGAGGCCCCGCCCCCCAGCAACGGCCCCGTGATCTGGAGGCCCGGGGCACCGGTCCCAGAGGCCCCCGCGCCGGGAAGCAGCACCACGGCCGCCTTTGGCGGTCCCCTGCCCCCGGTCAGCTCGGGCACGGCGATCTTCGGGGCCGCGGCCCCCCCCTCCAGCGGCACGCTGACCAGCAAGCCGCAGAACCTCACGGTGATGCTCACGAGCATCCAGGGGTTCTCCGAGCTCATCCTCCGGCAGACGCGCGACGAGCACGTGCGGACGCTGCAAACCTATGAGGACCTCCTGGTGCCCTTGCTGCGCGAGCGCGATGGGAAGCTCGTGCAGAAGTGGGGGGACTCGCTGCTCGCGGTGTTCGGTTCCCCCACGGGGGCGGTGCTCTGCGGGATGGAGATGCAGGACCGGCTCTGGCGGCACAACCAGGATGTCGCCCCCGAGCACCAGCTCCGCGTGCGCATCTGCCTCCACACGGGCGAGGTGCTGCTCGCCCGGGGCTCCGTGATTGGCGAGCCGATGGAGATCGCCAAGTCCGTGGAGCAGGTGGCGATGGCGGGCGAGGTGACCTTCACCGAGTCCGTGAACCTCGCGCGCAACCGGGCCGGCACGGAGAGCGAGCCCTGTGGCACCATCGCCCTGCCAGGCGTGGGCGGCGCCCTCCAGCTCTACCGCAGCAAGCGCGCCGCCGAAGGCCCTCCCTTCGGCGGCGTGGAGCGCACGGAAGCGTCCCTCGCCAAGAAGACAGGGCTCGGGGGCAAGCTGACCTCGGGCCTCTTGCGCCCGAGAACCTGGGGGTCCATGAGCGGGGGCTCCCGGGGACTCGCGGCGGGGGGCGTGGCCCTCGGGCTGCTGCTCCTGGGAAGCGTGGCCGCGGTGTGGAACTGGAACCAGAGCCCGAACGTCCAGGCGCGGCGGCTGCTGGAGGCCAACAAACCGAAAGAGGCGCTCCAGCGCATCGACGCGGTGCCCGCGGAAGCGCGGAAAAAGGACGCGGCGCTTCAGCTCACACGGGGCCGGGCGCTCCACGCCCTGGGCAATCACGGGGAGGAGTACACCACCCTGCTCGCGCTGGAGGAGGCCGGCAAGCAGGACGTGGGGCCCTCCGTGCTGGACGGGCTGGCGGAAGACTTCAGCGACGACGAGGGCAACAAGACGCTGCGCAAGCTGCTGGAAGCCCTGCCCAAGAAGCCCCTGCACGAGCACTTCGAGTCCCTGGCGGAGGGCGAATACTCCCCCAAGCAGTGGGGCGCCCTGCGCTACCTGGAGGCCGTGCAGGACACGGAGGGAGTCGACCTGGTGCGGGCATACACCACGGCCCTGGCGGCGAAGCACTGCACCGTGCGGAGCAAGGCGGCACGCCGCCTCGGAGCCCTGGGCAACACGGACGCGGTGCCAGCCCTCACGAAGCTGGCCTCCCTGCCCAAGGAGAAGGGCGTGTTCAACTCGAAGAACTGCGGCCAGGACGAGGCCAACGCCGCGCTCCAGCTCCTGAAGAAAAAGTCCAACTGAACCGGCGCCCTCCGAACCGGCTCAGTCGTCGTGCCGCGAGTGGCCCCGCCGCCGGACATGGCCGTGGCCATCATCGTCCCACTCCCCCTTGCGGCGCCTCACCCGCTCGTCCACCTTGAGCAGCTCGCGCGTGTACGCGTGATAGTCGGCATGAAGGTGACCTCGGGCATCGCCCGTATACGCGTCGAGCCGGACCTTCCACACATCCTTGGAGGTGCGACGCGCATCCTTGAGCTGGCACTCGTACCCACGCGAGCGGCAGAGCTGGAGCGCCTGGCCCACGGCCTCATCATGGCTCATGGCCGCTGGACGAGGCGGCGCTCTCCGGCGGGGCTGAACCACGCACCCAGGAACAAGAAAGAGAAGACCCAGAATCAGGACAAGGCGCATCCCCTCCCCATACGGCCAGGAGCGATGAGCCTTCAATCCCACATGCTGGTACAGGGCCCCACCCTGTGAACGGGGACCCCGGCTTTCTCCCTCACGTCTTCTTTCAGCGCATCCACGATGGCATCCAGTTCCTCGTGGATGGTGCGGATGACGTCGCGGAGGCGGCTCGCCTGGCTGCCGGGCATTTCGATGAGCTTTCTGCCCTGATCCAGTGCCTTGAGAAGCACCCGGGGCTTCATCAACGCCAGGGGCATCTTGAGCTGGTGGGTGTGGAAGTCGAACGCCTCCACGTTGCCCGCCTCGAGCGCCTTGCGGAGATCCTGCTTCTGCTTCTCGAAGGTCCCGATGGCGAGGGTGTTCAATTCGATCTCGGCCGACCGGTCCCCCTCGGCCAGACTCTTGAACTTCTCCAGGTCGAAGCGCGGCCCACCTCCAGCCGCCTCGGACGCCCCCCGCTCCTGGCAGGGTGGCGCCTCACCGCTTCGAGCCCGGGGCGCGGCCCCCAGACGGGAGCCATGCAAGGCAAGCTTCGCGAAGAGCTCTCGCGGCATGAACGGCTTGCCGATGACATCCGTGAAGCCGGCATCGGCCACCTGCGCGTCAGTCCCCAGCAGGGCCGACGCCGTCAGGGCGATGATGGGCAAGTGCCTCCCCCTCTCCCCGGGAAGGCGCCGCAGCAGGCGGGTGGCTTCGCAGCCATCCATCTGCGGCATCTGCAGGTCCATCAGCACCAGGTCATAGGGACGCGCCTGGACCTGCTCCACGGCCCGCCGTCCGTTCTCCACCACGTCGAAGTCAACGCCCCACCGGCGCAGGAACTGCGACAGCACGAAGACATTGACGGCGGTGTCCTCGGCCACCAGCACCTTGAGCCCCTGGAGGGTCTGCGTGTCCTGGAGGTCTTCTGCCGGCGCGTCCAGCGCCACGGCGCCCGAGGCGATCTTCAGACGCACATCAAAGGCAAACGACGAGCCTTCACCCGGCACGCTCTCCACGCGCATCTTACTGCCATGAAGCGCCAGCAACTTCTGGCAGATGGCCAGCCCCAGGCCGGAGCCGCCATGCTTCCAGGTGATGTCATAGCTGGCCTGGGTGAATGCCTCGAAGATCTGCGTCAGCTGGTCCTGGGGGATGCCCATGCCCGTGTCCGAGACCTTGAAGCCCAGGAAGACCCCTTCGGCGTCCCCGTGGAGCCGCCGGACCGCCAACGTCACGGCGCCCTGCTCCGTGAACTTGATGGCATTGCCCAACAGGTTGGTCAGCACCTGGCCCAGCTTGACCGGATCTCCCAACAGAGCGTTTGGCACTTCCGGATCAAACTCCACCCGGATGCTCAACTTCTTCTCCTCTGCCTTGACGCTCAGGGTGGAGCAGAGGCCATGGAGCAACTGGCGGAGATCGAACCGCCGCTCCTCCAGCATCAGCTTGCCGGCTTCCATCTTGTTGAAGTCCAGGATGCTGTTGAGCAGGACCAGCAAGTTCTCGGACGAGGACTGCAAGATGCGGGCGTACTCCTGATACAGCGGCGGCAGCGTGGCCTGCCCCAGCAGGTTCGACAGCCCGATGATGGCATTCATCGGGGTGCGAATCTCATGGCTCATCATGGACAGAAAGTCCGCCTTGGCCCGCGTGGCCTCCTCGGCCCTCTTCCGGGCCAGCACCAGCTCCCGCTCGTAGTTCCTGCGGTCGGTGATGTCGAACAAGGTGGTCCGGTGAAACAACGTCTTCCCAGACGCGTCCTTCTTCTGGACGGTGTTGAGCAGCACCGGCACCCGCTGGCCATCCTTGCGCACCAGATCGAACGAGAGCTCGTTCACCGCCCCCTGCATTTGCAACAGGGGCACGCAGTGCGTCTCGTGGAAAATCCTCCCCCCCCCCGTCAACAGCTCCTGGAATCGCTTGCCCCCCAGGAGCTCTTCCCGCGAATAGCCCATCCACTTCAGGAACGTTTGATTGACCCGGACCAGGGTCCCATCTGGCAGCGTGGAGATGTAGCCGCAGGGCGCGCTGTCATACAGCTCCTCGGCACTCTCTTCCGCCAGGGCTGTGTCAGGGCCGCACGGTGTCTTCGCTAAACTGTCCAAGGGGGGCTCTGCTCTATGAAACGAGAAAACTTCTCATGGCTTCGATGGTCTCTTCGGGGGCACTGAGATGAGGGCAATGCCCGGTGGCTTTCAACATCCGCAACTCACTCCGGGCCAGGGACTGGTGCACGTACCGGCCCACCGCTTCGGGAGCAATGACGTCCTGGGCGCACTGGAGCACCAGGGTACGGGCCTTCAACTTCGGCAGGTCCGTCCGGTTGTCCGACAAGAACGTGACCCGCGCGAAGCGCTTGGAAATCTCAGGGTCCGTCCGGCAGAAGCTGTTGTTCAGTTCCGCGGCCAGCTCCGGGCGCTCCGGGTTGCCCATGATGACCGGGGCGATGGCGCTGGACCACCCCAGGTAATTGCTCTCCAGGGACTCCAGCAACCCGTCAATGTCCTGCCGGGTAAACCCCCCCGTGTAATCCCCCTCGGTGATGTAGCAAGGAGAAGGGCCCACCATGACCATCCGCTCGAACCGCTCCGGCTCGGCAATGGCGGCCAGCAGGCCAATCATGGCGCCCACCGAGTGCCCCACGAAGATGGCGTCCTGCAAACCCAGCTCACGGCAGAGGTCCAAGACATCGTCCGCGTAGCCCTTCAAGGTGCTGTATTTGCCGGGAACGTAGGCCGTGAGATCGGATTGGCCCGCCCCCACGTGGTCAAAGAGGACGAGCCGGTAGTCCTCGAGAAAGGCAGGGGTGATGAAGCGCCACACGTTCTGGTCGCACCCATACCCATGGGCCAGCAGCATCGCCTTCGGACCGCGGCCCAGGATGCGGACATTGTTCCTTTGGAGGACGGTCATGGGCACCGGGGCGAGAGGGGGGGACGGCAGTGACCACCTGCCCAAGGTAGGCAGCTACCCTTCGAACTCAAGGGTTGACCAGAGGAAGGTCGCTGGTCCTTTGATGCATGTAGGATATGATGACACTTGTCACCACCCTGGTGACATCTCTCCCACCTGAGCTTCCTCGGAGCTGATGGCTCCCGTCACCAGGGGGATGGAGCCGGTCCAATGAAATCAAGGCCTTGGCCAGGTGGTAGGCCTCTGTGGACGTATGTGGCACATGGCACACATCATGCTCTAGGTCTGCGCACATCCCCCACCCACACTTACCTGTGGGTCCGACTCGGAGCAAATAATCATGCAGATCTCGTCCAAGACCCAGAAGCCGGCGCAGTCCTCCTCGCTGCCCACCGTGACCCCGCCCGCCGCGGGCCCCCTCTCCCAGACGGCCGCGCCCCAGGCGCAGAAGCCCGCCGCCGGCCTGAACACGGCCTCGAGCTTCACCTCGGCCCCCAAGGCCAAGGTGGCGCTGAGCGCGGAGCCCCAGAAGGCCACGGGTCCCCTGGAGCTGAGCAGCCCCCAGGCCCAGGCCGCCATCCAGAAGACGGTGGACTTCGTGCAGGAGAAGGCCAACCGGGGCCTGGTGCCCGGCGTGGATGCCTCGCAGGCCCTGGCGCCCGTGTCCGTGGAGCATGACGCGCTGGGCATGACGCACGTGCGCATGGACCGGCAGCACGAGGGCGTGAAGGTCTTCGGCGAGCAGGTCATCGGCCACCTGGACCGCGAGGGCAAGGTGGAGAGCCTCACCGGCAATGTCGGCGCGCTGGCCAAGGGCCTGGGCTCCGCGCCCACGAAGCTGTCGTCCCAGGATGCGCTGGCCCTGGCCCAGAAGCAGTTCTCGGGGAAGACGGACCGCGAGCCCACCGCCGAGCGCGTCATCTTCCAGGGCAAGGATGGCCAGTACCACGCCGCCTACCACGTGGAGCTCACCAACACCTCGGACCTCAAGGCCGAGGACCGCCCGCAGCGGATGAACTACCTCATCGACGCCAACTCGGGCGAGATGCTCACCCAGTACAACCAGATGGGCGGCATCGAGCTGCCCCAGGGCAAGGGCGCCGCGGCCCCGAAGGCGGGCACCCCCGCGAGCACGCCGAAGGCCTCCACGCCGGGCACCCAGCCCGCCACGGGCAAGGCGGATGACACCACGCTCTACAGCGGCAAGGTGGACCTCTCCACCCAGAAGAACGCGGATGGCACCTACAGCCTGGAGGACAGCACGCGCGGCAAGGGCGTGGTGACGGTGGACGCGCAGAACAAGAGCCAGGCCGGCAAGGTGCTGCCCATCACCGACAAGAACGACGTGTGGGGCGAGTCCACGGACCCCTCGCGCAACAAGTCCGCGGTGGACGCGCACTACGGCGCCGAGATGACGTACGACTTCATCAAGGACGTGCTCGGCCGCGACTCGCTGGACGGCAAGGGCGAGAAGCTCGTCTCCAACGTGCACATCGGCACCAACTACGTGAACGCGTACTGGGACGGCAAGCAGATGAACTACGGCGATGGCGACGGCAAGCAGTCGGGCCCGCTCACCACGCTGGACATCGCGGGCCACGAGATCGCCCACGGCCTCACCGAGCGCACCGCGGGCCTCATCTATGACGGGGAGTCCGGCGGCCTGAACGAGGCGTTCAGCGACATCATGGGCACCGGCGTGGAGTGGTACGCCTCGCAGAAGAACCAGGCCGTCGAGTTCGACTGGAAGATGGGCGAGGACGCGTGGACGCCGGCCAACGGCACCGGGGACGCGCTGCGCTACATGGATGACCCGACGAAGGACGGCTACTCGATCGACCACTACAAGAACTACCCGAAGCAGACCGAGGTGCACGGCTCCAGCGGCATCGCCAACAACGCCTTCTACCTCTTGGTCAACGGCGGCACCAACCGCACCTCCAAGGCCGAAGTGAAGGACGGCATCGGCATGGAGAAGGGCCTCCAGGTGTACTACCGCGCCCTGGCCCACTACATGACGCCGAACACCACCTTCGCCCAGGCGCGGGCGGCCACCCTCAAGGCGGCCACGGACCTGTACGGCGCCAACTCCACCGAGGCCAAGAAGGTCGCCGAGAGCTGGAGCGCGGTGGGCGTGAACTGAGTGCCCCCCCCCGGGCCCGCTTCGGTTCACGCGAAGCGGGCCCCCGGGGCCTACTTCTTCTCTTTCAGGGCCTGGATGACCTCGCGCGCGGCGGCCACGGAGGAGGCCGGGTTCTGCCCCGTCACGAGCCGGCCATCCCGCACCGCGAAGCTGCCCCACATGGGCCCCCGCTCGTAGCGCGCGCCCAGCTCCCGCAGCCGCGTCTCCAGGGCAAACGGAACCACCTTGTCGAGCTTCGCGGCCTTCTCCTCCTCATCCGAGAACGCCGCCACGCGCTTGCCGGCCACGAGCGGACGGCCATCCGCGCCCTTCACCCCCACCAGCGCCGCGGGCCCATGGCAGACCGCGGCGACCACGGCGCCCCGCTCGTAGGCGCTGGAGAGCAGGCGCTGGAGCGGCGTGTGCACCGCCAAGTCCCACATCACCCCGTGCCCCCCCACCACGAAGTAGGCGTCGTACGTCTCCTTCACGTTCTCCAGCACCAGGGTGTTCTCGAGCTTCTTCATCGCCTGGGCATCCGCCAGGAACGCGCGGGAGACCTCGGCCGCCTCCTTCACGCTCTTCGGGTCCGCGGGCGGCTTGCCCCCCCGGGGCGAGGCGATCTCCACCTGCGCGCCCGCCTCCGTGAACTCCTTGTAGGGCGCCGCAAGCTCCTCCAACCAGTAGCCCGTGCGCTCCGGGGTATCTCCCAACTGCTCGTGACTGGTGACAATCAGCAGGATCTTCATGGCCGTCAGCAGCTTCATCGTCGTCACTCCACGCCTCGGCCCTGGTCATCAGGGCTTGATGGAAGGAAGACGTAGCGCTGGACGATCCCCCAGAAAACCGAGCCTTTCTTCACATACACTGTAGCCATGCTTGGCAATCACGAAGCGCTGTGGACGCTGTGGGAGGTGAGCCGCGCGGGGACCCACGCCGCCGCCGCGGCCCGGCTGGGCATCACGGCCTCCGCCGTCGGGCAACAGCTCAAGGCCCTGGAGCAGCGGCTGGGTGTGGCGTTGTTCGAGCGGGTGGGACGCCGGGCCCGGCTGACG
Protein-coding sequences here:
- a CDS encoding serine/threonine-protein kinase, whose amino-acid sequence is MVLPSDTLVLNGRFRVLQPLGSGGMGQVYLGEQVSLGRKVAIKVLHQDLHLQPGMVERFKREAQLLSAVEHPAVVRIIDFGESEHSACLVMELVEGESLNDALQKGPLSPERALTTLRQLAEGLSAIHARGIIHRDIKPENVFLTKGARGEQARLLDFGIARLVEPDADSAVSQVGMVLGTPEYLSPEQAVGARADERSDLYCLGVLAYRVLSGQLPFAGPSPRQFIAQHASAAPLPLDRAAPGLATHPTLVPLVMRLLEKEPSRRLQSAHELADALAAAAALPLPASAVPPGMAAQLPGQPVSSGTAAFGASPAPDGEAPPPSNGPVIWRPGAPVPEAPAPGSSTTAAFGGPLPPVSSGTAIFGAAAPPSSGTLTSKPQNLTVMLTSIQGFSELILRQTRDEHVRTLQTYEDLLVPLLRERDGKLVQKWGDSLLAVFGSPTGAVLCGMEMQDRLWRHNQDVAPEHQLRVRICLHTGEVLLARGSVIGEPMEIAKSVEQVAMAGEVTFTESVNLARNRAGTESEPCGTIALPGVGGALQLYRSKRAAEGPPFGGVERTEASLAKKTGLGGKLTSGLLRPRTWGSMSGGSRGLAAGGVALGLLLLGSVAAVWNWNQSPNVQARRLLEANKPKEALQRIDAVPAEARKKDAALQLTRGRALHALGNHGEEYTTLLALEEAGKQDVGPSVLDGLAEDFSDDEGNKTLRKLLEALPKKPLHEHFESLAEGEYSPKQWGALRYLEAVQDTEGVDLVRAYTTALAAKHCTVRSKAARRLGALGNTDAVPALTKLASLPKEKGVFNSKNCGQDEANAALQLLKKKSN
- a CDS encoding PAS domain-containing hybrid sensor histidine kinase/response regulator, producing MDSLAKTPCGPDTALAEESAEELYDSAPCGYISTLPDGTLVRVNQTFLKWMGYSREELLGGKRFQELLTGGGRIFHETHCVPLLQMQGAVNELSFDLVRKDGQRVPVLLNTVQKKDASGKTLFHRTTLFDITDRRNYERELVLARKRAEEATRAKADFLSMMSHEIRTPMNAIIGLSNLLGQATLPPLYQEYARILQSSSENLLVLLNSILDFNKMEAGKLMLEERRFDLRQLLHGLCSTLSVKAEEKKLSIRVEFDPEVPNALLGDPVKLGQVLTNLLGNAIKFTEQGAVTLAVRRLHGDAEGVFLGFKVSDTGMGIPQDQLTQIFEAFTQASYDITWKHGGSGLGLAICQKLLALHGSKMRVESVPGEGSSFAFDVRLKIASGAVALDAPAEDLQDTQTLQGLKVLVAEDTAVNVFVLSQFLRRWGVDFDVVENGRRAVEQVQARPYDLVLMDLQMPQMDGCEATRLLRRLPGERGRHLPIIALTASALLGTDAQVADAGFTDVIGKPFMPRELFAKLALHGSRLGAAPRARSGEAPPCQERGASEAAGGGPRFDLEKFKSLAEGDRSAEIELNTLAIGTFEKQKQDLRKALEAGNVEAFDFHTHQLKMPLALMKPRVLLKALDQGRKLIEMPGSQASRLRDVIRTIHEELDAIVDALKEDVREKAGVPVHRVGPCTSMWD
- a CDS encoding alpha/beta fold hydrolase, whose amino-acid sequence is MTVLQRNNVRILGRGPKAMLLAHGYGCDQNVWRFITPAFLEDYRLVLFDHVGAGQSDLTAYVPGKYSTLKGYADDVLDLCRELGLQDAIFVGHSVGAMIGLLAAIAEPERFERMVMVGPSPCYITEGDYTGGFTRQDIDGLLESLESNYLGWSSAIAPVIMGNPERPELAAELNNSFCRTDPEISKRFARVTFLSDNRTDLPKLKARTLVLQCAQDVIAPEAVGRYVHQSLARSELRMLKATGHCPHLSAPEETIEAMRSFLVS
- a CDS encoding M4 family metallopeptidase, with the protein product MQISSKTQKPAQSSSLPTVTPPAAGPLSQTAAPQAQKPAAGLNTASSFTSAPKAKVALSAEPQKATGPLELSSPQAQAAIQKTVDFVQEKANRGLVPGVDASQALAPVSVEHDALGMTHVRMDRQHEGVKVFGEQVIGHLDREGKVESLTGNVGALAKGLGSAPTKLSSQDALALAQKQFSGKTDREPTAERVIFQGKDGQYHAAYHVELTNTSDLKAEDRPQRMNYLIDANSGEMLTQYNQMGGIELPQGKGAAAPKAGTPASTPKASTPGTQPATGKADDTTLYSGKVDLSTQKNADGTYSLEDSTRGKGVVTVDAQNKSQAGKVLPITDKNDVWGESTDPSRNKSAVDAHYGAEMTYDFIKDVLGRDSLDGKGEKLVSNVHIGTNYVNAYWDGKQMNYGDGDGKQSGPLTTLDIAGHEIAHGLTERTAGLIYDGESGGLNEAFSDIMGTGVEWYASQKNQAVEFDWKMGEDAWTPANGTGDALRYMDDPTKDGYSIDHYKNYPKQTEVHGSSGIANNAFYLLVNGGTNRTSKAEVKDGIGMEKGLQVYYRALAHYMTPNTTFAQARAATLKAATDLYGANSTEAKKVAESWSAVGVN
- a CDS encoding type 1 glutamine amidotransferase domain-containing protein produces the protein MKLLTAMKILLIVTSHEQLGDTPERTGYWLEELAAPYKEFTEAGAQVEIASPRGGKPPADPKSVKEAAEVSRAFLADAQAMKKLENTLVLENVKETYDAYFVVGGHGVMWDLAVHTPLQRLLSSAYERGAVVAAVCHGPAALVGVKGADGRPLVAGKRVAAFSDEEEKAAKLDKVVPFALETRLRELGARYERGPMWGSFAVRDGRLVTGQNPASSVAAAREVIQALKEKK